A region of Triplophysa dalaica isolate WHDGS20190420 chromosome 18, ASM1584641v1, whole genome shotgun sequence DNA encodes the following proteins:
- the asgrl1 gene encoding asialoglycoprotein receptor-like 1: protein MESITYDRFSSSEIAQGRQNRKMYIICGVLTLYMLILTVAVGIKLSQVSQEVADVTFSLKTIDSSIKEASNPLQFEIPSLNPERIVQGPCEENWVFFKDSCYFQSTITQSWQNAENNCIRKNAHLVVVNNLDELDFLSSIVKLQVSYWIGLVEKEEGQWSWVDGMDFKATEHYWDEGQPDNWDVRLNGEDCGQLHGRIRVEKRRLWNDADCTLSCPYICEGKPKSK from the exons ATGGAATCTATAACATATGACCGGTTCAGCTCATCTGAGATAGCCCAGG gCAGACAAAACAGAAAGATGTACATTATCTGTGGTGTTCTCACCCTTTATATGCTCATACTGACGGTGGCTGTAGGAATTAAAT TGTCTCAGGTCAGTCAAGAGGTAGCTGATGTTACGTTTTCTCTCAAGACCATTGATTCCTCTATCAAAGAAGCCTCCAATCCTCTACAGTTTG aAATTCCATCTTTAAACCCTGAACGTATAGTACAAG GTCCCTGTGAGGAAAACTGGGTGTTCTTTAAAGACTCCTGCTACTTTCAGTCAACCATCACGCAGAGCTGGCAAAATGCTGAAAACAACTGTATCCGGAAAAATGCACACTTAGTGGTGGTGAATAACTTGGATGAGCTT GACTTCCTTTCTTCAATAGTAAAGCTGCAGGTCAGCTACTGGATAGGGCTTGTTGAGAAAGAGGAGGGGCAGTGGTCCTGGGTAGATGGAATGGATTTTAAAGCTACCGAACA CTACTGGGACGAGGGTCAGCCTGATAACTGGGACGTCCGTTTGAACGGTGAGGATTGTGGACAGCTTCACGGACGGATCCGTGTGGAGAAACGGAGGCTTTGGAACGATGCTGACTGCACGCTTTCTTGCCCTTACATCTGTGAGGGCAAACCCAAGAGCAAATGA
- the si:ch211-170d8.8 gene encoding C-type lectin domain family 4 member E gives MQANNRIDDVEGDPDRVDPFYQQGKVACGMFLVLLILSFLVIGIVTGLNFSKKPKSVENRGLLFEENTPVPFQHKGPCSDGWMTYSNSCYLLVNAYVSWDLSMSLCHDLGAYLMVVNSKEELEFISTAVQMSRDYWIGFKRDKMVEKTWVTADDNHSSSHFWNEDPGDEESCVYLEGTDTVRSKQLHDPDCKKKKNYICEHQLKKSV, from the exons ATGCAGGCCAACAACCGTATAGATGATGTAGAGGGAGATCCTGACAGGGTGGATCCCTTCTACCAACAAG GCAAAGTGGCTTGTGGTATGTTTCTGGTTCTTCTAATCTTGTCGTTCTTGGTAATAGGAATCGTAACAGGACTCAACT TCTCCAAGAAACCAAAGAGTGTTGAGAACAGAGGTCTTCTTTTTGAGGAAAATACACCTGTTCCATTTCAGCACAAag GACCCTGCTCGGATGGTTGGATGACCTATAGTAATAGCTGCTATTTGTTAGTAAATGCTTATGTGTCTTGGGATTTATCAATGTCTTTATGCCATGATCTTGGGGCGTACCTGATGGTTGTAAACAGCAAAGAGGAGCTG GAGTTCATATCAACTGCTGTTCAAATGAGCAGGGACTACTGGATTGGTTTCAAGAGAGATAAAATGGTGGAAAAGACCTGGGTAACTGCAGACGATAATCATTCAAGTTCACA TTTCTGGAATGAAGATCCTGGTGATGAGGAGTCATGCGTCTACTTAGAAGGAACTGACACTGTGCGTTCAAAGCAATTGCATGATCCTGactgtaagaaaaaaaagaattatattTGTGAACACCAACTGAAGAAAAGTGTGTAA
- the LOC130406903 gene encoding cytochrome c oxidase subunit 6A, mitochondrial: MAMIGRLSQKLLKSSALIQSRKLSAAVHGEQAAKTWKILSFVVALPGVAVCMVNMYLRAQQHDHGQPEFVPYSHLRIRSKRFPWGDGNHSLFHNSHLNALPDGYEHHDE, encoded by the exons ATGGCTATGATCGGACGTCTCTCCCAGAAGCTCTTAAAATCTTCTGCTCTGATCCAGAGCCGTAAGCTTTCAGCTGCAGTTCACGGCGAGCAAGCAG CCAAGACATGGAAGATTCTGTCGTTTGTGGTGGCGCTGCCTGGAGTGGCTGTGTGTATGGTGAACATGTACCTGCGGGCACAGCAGCACGACCACGGACAGCCTGAGTTCGTTCCATACAGTCACCTACGCATCCGCAGCAAG CGTTTCCCATGGGGTGATGGCAACCATTCACTCTTCCATAACTCCCACCTCAATGCTCTTCCTGACGGCTATGAGCATCACGATGAATAA